The following coding sequences are from one Actinomycetota bacterium window:
- a CDS encoding GrpB family protein — protein MLEVIDYDGAWAETFQHLRDRLWPAVKDLAVSIEHVGSTSVPGLAAKPIIDIIIVLSPESTLIQIDERIVKLGYIYEGLSGQGRSAYRHPAGLASHHLFACEPDSPALIHPIAFRDYLREHPSQALKYGELKKRLVREIPGDVRAYTEAKTAFILDTLRMAGLGDDDLDSVRETNKHIHERL, from the coding sequence ATGCTTGAGGTAATCGACTACGACGGCGCTTGGGCGGAGACGTTCCAGCATCTACGGGATCGACTCTGGCCGGCGGTTAAAGACCTCGCGGTTTCCATCGAGCACGTCGGGAGCACGTCAGTGCCAGGTCTCGCCGCCAAGCCCATAATCGACATAATCATCGTACTGTCGCCCGAAAGCACGCTCATCCAGATCGACGAGCGAATCGTCAAGCTTGGGTACATCTACGAGGGCCTCAGCGGTCAAGGCCGCTCCGCATATAGGCACCCGGCCGGCTTGGCCTCTCATCACCTCTTCGCTTGCGAGCCCGACAGCCCGGCACTGATCCATCCCATCGCCTTCCGGGACTACTTGAGGGAACACCCAAGCCAAGCCCTGAAGTACGGCGAACTCAAGAAGCGACTCGTTCGAGAGATACCCGGCGACGTTCGCGCCTATACGGAAGCCAAGACGGCGTTCATCCTCGACACCCTCCGCATGGCTGGGCTTGGTGACGATGATTTGGACTCCGTTCGTGAGACCAACAAGCACATCCATGAGAGGCTTTGA